The sequence below is a genomic window from Selenomonas ruminantium subsp. lactilytica TAM6421.
TAGACGATATCGGGATTGTCATAGGGTGCATAGCGGCAGATATAGTCAATATGCCCCAAAGCATTGGCAAAGCTATGCACCTTCAGGTTTTGCGCCATCTGCACAAAATAACGGTGATACGCTTCCTGCTTGTCCTTGCCCTCATAATAATCCGGGTAATAGATATCGATATCGTCCACCAGATGCTGGGAGCAGATAATCATATCGAAGGGCACCCGCCGGGAAAATTCCTCACTGAAATCGCGGGTGTTGGCGCGCATACCGATTTCCACCCCCAGGCGCAGTTTATCCCCCCGCAAACGGCTATAGGCCTGCCAGTAAGCATGGGGAGCAAAAGAAAAGGTCTTGCCATCCTTGCTGACATAATGGGCATCCAGATGTTCGGTGAAAACAAGGCCAATCCCCTGTTTTTCCGCCATGGCCAATGCATCCGCCGCCTTCATCTCCGAATCGGCGGAAAACTCCGTATGAATATGACTGTCAAATAACATAGATTCACTCTTTCTTACAGAT
It includes:
- a CDS encoding histidinol-phosphatase HisJ family protein, coding for MLFDSHIHTEFSADSEMKAADALAMAEKQGIGLVFTEHLDAHYVSKDGKTFSFAPHAYWQAYSRLRGDKLRLGVEIGMRANTRDFSEEFSRRVPFDMIICSQHLVDDIDIYYPDYYEGKDKQEAYHRYFVQMAQNLKVHSFANALGHIDYICRYAPYDNPDIVYEDFADEIDAVLKTAIVTDTVMELNTRRLGAKDALAKLAPIYRRYKEMGGHFVTLGSDAHDVDAVGAHLQLACDFAESLGLRPVTFCQQRMVNCLK